Below is a window of Anas platyrhynchos isolate ZD024472 breed Pekin duck chromosome 13, IASCAAS_PekinDuck_T2T, whole genome shotgun sequence DNA.
CCTTAAAAAGGACACTTCTgatgtataaatgtaaaattgcagcttatggttgttttttatgtgttctaATTGATTTTGTTTGCATGTTAAATAAGTTCAGACACTGGCATATTTTGGGTGTATTTGTGTTATGACATATTTGTATGGAATGtcaaattttacaaattaaatcttAGTCTTGTCAAAATAACTATTGTCTTCACTTTGGCTTGCTGAAGAGCAATTTGCATCGCGTTGTGTACTTATTTTGAACGTGCTAATTGATGTTGATGGTCAGTAGACGGAAGGCCTTTGAAATGTCATTCTTCCTCTGATGAGCAgtgaggaagctgaggcagctgggCAGGTGCTGGTCAGGTGGAtgctgttttgtgctgtctGCAGGCTCTTGGGCACTTGAGTACTTTGAAAGGTAAAGAGCAGTTCTTATGTGCAGTCTGCCACAGGATTTAGTTCATACTTGCTCGGGAGATTACCTTCCAGACCCACGTTGTTTTTGTACATGGTATGTTAAAGTGGCTGGTAACTTTTCGTGACAACCATCTCCTGGAGTGTTATCTGGgaagctgtggtgcagaggggGAACGTGCATGGGTAagttctttttaacttctctctTACAGCTCGGCGCCAGGactatcagtatttttttcagaacagccgACTTGCTGTTCATATATGCAGTTAGAGATGACTATAGACATCACATGTTTCTGTCACGCGCTATATCTTCATATCATGCTTTACTTCTGAGGCTAGCGAGAGCaacccttccctcagcctctccagggAACGCTGCTTACACAAGCATTACCCTGCACGCCCCTAGCGCACAGATTCGACCCGTGCCTGCGTTACACGGAGCTGTAACCCAACAGCGAGCCTCTCCCCTGCTCGTCCCCGTTTCAGCTCCACAGCACTGGACGAGGCCCCGCCGTTGTTCCCGTTAACCCCCTCCGCCCGCCCCGGTCCCTCAGCGCAGCGGCCGCCTCGATTTCACGTTGGTAGCCTTGGCCAGTTActggaaaagcattgttttccaaatcccacatctttcagaaacaaaactttgggtatgaggagcggactggagctgataactagttatcaaattcagtctctcaaaaagtatcAGAAGGGTCTTCCTATGCAATTACTTTGAAAGTGTTGTACAtctaaaatgtgcttgttgtgtgttttccgTTCAGAAATCGTTGAAAGGATTCCAGTTCgctaagctgtattttgaagtaaagGAGTATGAACTTGCTAAAAGGTAATACGCGTTGCTGTATTCTGCTATTCTGTTCtctaaagtactttagaaaAGCTAAGTGAATATGAAGTAGACTGGAGAAATCAAGATCACTATCATGCTGCTTTACAGTAGCAGTAGATGTGGGTatcaagtgctgtttaaatctttataaaacagcaacttaGATAATTAGTTGTGTGATATTGAAAAACTTGCTGtttgaaatggcttttattccattgtattatgaagtaattacagttacagtttctttcttttttttttttttttttttttttttttagtaaataccAATACTTGGTGGCAAATAAGTAGCGtctgtacatgtaaaaataatgttgttctgTACTTTAAGATCCAGACCAGGTATCTGGAACCAACCATGACTGCATTTCCTGTATCACATGTTAAATTCCTGCCCCGCTTCCgtggacactgggggggggcgggggaggacagagggacTCGTATTATTGAGGAAtattgatcctttttttcctgctccatagGTATATATCTACATACCTCAGTGTGCAAAAGAGAGATGCGAGAGCACACAGATTTCTTGGACAAATTTATGAAGCTGAGGACAACATAGAAAAAGCTTTTGGATGTTACAGGGTAAGTACTCCACCGACCTCCGATGTCCTGCTTTAATCCATTGTAAAgggacttttaaaatcattctgttctggacttttcttaaatgcatagaagaaaacatgtttgtggaAGAAGTGTAATATGTATGCTTTCTGTTGCCAAAGGTGTATATGACGTACTGCAGAGGGGATTCttcatttgatgtgttttgcttcatcagtatttttttttaagatgattctTTTGTGACCTAGACTGGGTCTTTGTGCTAGCTGCTACTAAATTCTTTCCATATCTTACATTGCCCTTTGGATTAGGGaatttgacagcagtgacagattcTTAGCAAGGGCTCAGGTGACAGCAGTAATCTAGTTGCTACTGGAAGACTAGACCTAGGGTGTTTTCTAGTTGTtcgtatttattgcttttttggggggttttgtttgggggggtgtgagatggggcagggcgaacataattgacatttatttgtatgattgcccaatgaaaaattcaccatcagaatgcctttgttcaggttttggggagggagaggatgtgCTCAAAAGTTTTGCTGCCAATACATCCCAGCTTGTCGTAGGGTGTgacttaattatatatttcttcaaaaatgtctaTATGGAGTTAGACTAAAGGTACGTAAGAGTCCAGCTGCCTGTGTATAGCTGGTGATGGGGGCAGAGTAGCtggcttctgcattttttcccttggaaattctttcttttctgaatttttgctcttttgagtTGCAGCAGATGTATCTGGGTGCTGTAGACTAGTGATGCATTTAGCAACTGAGGTCTTTCTTAACtcattcaaaaagtatttactaATAGATCTGTCTAATTTGAATACCTGTGTCTTTTCAATGAcagttataattttctttcccattctgtgtggATTGCAAGAtcaagttaccttttttttcctgcctttttttccagtgtgcgTGCATGGGGAAAACTAGCGTTCTGTGGAGTTGAACCCAATGCAGAAAGATCTAGTACTGAAGATAGCGGAGTTACTGTGCAATAATGCCGTCActgatgaaagagcaaaatactgGGTTGAAAAATCTGCTAAGTTGTTTCCTGGAAGCCCTGCTGTTTACAAGTTGAAGGTAAATGCCAATTTCCAACCTCTGTTCTGTGACGTTCAGAAGCTTCTAGCGTCTGACTGGAGGAGCACTTTTCCCGTGTCATCTTCTGTAAAACTTCCtggctaaattattttagaatcttGAGTATTAAATCTAAtggaattaatattctttagaTGTAATTCTTCTAGAATGtattctatttttctagatttccta
It encodes the following:
- the LOC119713048 gene encoding RANBP2-like and GRIP domain-containing protein 8 isoform X1, whose product is MLRRSKAEVERCVASVQASAASRREKSLKGFQFAKLYFEVKEYELAKRYISTYLSVQKRDARAHRFLGQIYEAEDNIEKAFGCYRRSVELNPMQKDLVLKIAELLCNNAVTDERAKYWVEKSAKLFPGSPAVYKLKVNANFQPLFCDVQKLLASDWRSTFPVSSSVKLPG
- the LOC119713048 gene encoding RANBP2-like and GRIP domain-containing protein 8 isoform X2, which produces MLRRSKAEVERCVASVQASAASRREKSLKGFQFAKLYFEVKEYELAKRYISTYLSVQKRDARAHRFLGQIYEAEDNIEKAFGCYRCACMGKTSVLWS